A window of the bacterium genome harbors these coding sequences:
- a CDS encoding T9SS type A sorting domain-containing protein, with the protein MFDDNNWTVFRTFNSDLPNDYIRDFYIDWNDNKWIATHGGGLVVYRAGGATSVEEISDNVLPEQFYLAQNYPNPFNPSTKIQFRIVGSGFVSLKVFDVLGNEVATLISEEKPAGAYQFNFDASNLSSGVYFYKLTSGNLSETRKMILLR; encoded by the coding sequence ATGTTCGATGACAATAACTGGACAGTCTTTAGAACTTTTAATTCAGATTTGCCCAATGATTACATTCGTGATTTTTACATCGATTGGAATGATAATAAATGGATAGCAACACACGGTGGTGGGCTTGTAGTTTACAGAGCAGGTGGAGCAACATCTGTTGAAGAGATCTCTGATAATGTTTTGCCAGAACAGTTTTATTTAGCACAAAATTATCCTAATCCATTTAATCCATCTACAAAAATTCAATTTCGAATTGTGGGATCAGGATTTGTTAGTTTGAAAGTATTTGATGTATTGGGTAATGAAGTTGCAACACTAATCAGTGAAGAGAAACCAGCAGGTGCTTATCAGTTCAACTTCGATGCATCTAACTTATCAAGCGGCGTATATTTTTATAAACTGACGAGCGGTAACTTATCCGAGACCAGGAAAATGATATTGTTAAGATAA
- a CDS encoding antibiotic biosynthesis monooxygenase, whose translation MIEVAFTYDFIPNFDVAAYTKVARSATQIMVSSKGFIEFRANRNIMGSPNVRRTSVWQSLSDYAAMAQTPEFQKITEDFRKFVTNIDVQIWGPSPISPEPIRP comes from the coding sequence ATGATCGAAGTAGCATTCACTTATGATTTCATTCCAAATTTTGATGTGGCGGCTTACACCAAAGTTGCAAGAAGTGCAACCCAAATTATGGTTTCATCAAAAGGATTTATAGAATTCCGGGCTAACAGAAATATTATGGGTTCGCCTAATGTCCGGAGAACTTCTGTCTGGCAGAGTCTTTCTGATTATGCAGCGATGGCTCAGACACCGGAATTTCAGAAAATCACAGAAGATTTCAGAAAGTTTGTTACGAATATTGATGTTCAGATATGGGGTCCGTCGCCTATTAGTCCTGAACCGATTCGTCCCTGA
- a CDS encoding YciI family protein, giving the protein MNYYALNYHLTDDYMQRRPQFREEHLKLAKESNEKGEMILAGAFSDPPDKALLIFKVADKSVIEDFVKKDPYVNNGLIAKWEIRPWTVVIGK; this is encoded by the coding sequence ATGAACTACTACGCACTTAATTATCATCTTACCGATGATTATATGCAAAGACGACCACAATTCCGCGAAGAACATTTGAAGCTTGCAAAAGAATCAAATGAAAAAGGTGAAATGATTCTCGCTGGTGCTTTCAGCGATCCACCGGATAAAGCATTGCTCATCTTCAAAGTTGCAGACAAATCTGTTATTGAAGATTTTGTAAAAAAGGATCCTTATGTTAATAACGGTTTGATAGCGAAGTGGGAAATCAGACCGTGGACGGTAGTTATTGGTAAATAA
- the alr gene encoding alanine racemase produces the protein MKKHTNHPVISVDEIVRPTRVEVDLKVLADNFKAIKAHVGKSKMMPVLKANAYGHGLVRVAQLYEELKADYLGVAVVEEGILLREMGIKIPILVLGGVWGNQIPLFLKNNLTITASSIDKLKQIDETAGQMKKKAIVHLKIDTGMERIGVHYYNSEKFLDAAFSYKNIFVEGIYSHFATAESDDLTFAKLQLERFNEVLEHFNKHSIKSTIKHIANSGAILQQPEANFDMVRPGIMLFGVYPSKNIKKAIPVKPALTWKSLVVYFKVIKAGNAVGYGLTWKPDHNIRAVTVPVGYGDGYFRSMSRKAKVLLNGKLYPVVGNISMDQIVVNIENDSAYNSDEVLLLGTDGKNSITAEDLAEWAGTIPYEILTNINTRVPRIYLD, from the coding sequence GTGAAGAAACATACAAACCATCCTGTAATTAGTGTTGATGAGATTGTTCGCCCAACGAGAGTCGAAGTTGATCTAAAGGTTCTTGCTGATAATTTCAAAGCAATAAAAGCTCACGTTGGCAAATCCAAAATGATGCCTGTTCTTAAGGCGAATGCATACGGACACGGACTTGTGCGAGTTGCACAACTTTATGAAGAATTAAAAGCTGATTATCTTGGAGTAGCTGTTGTTGAAGAAGGAATTCTGCTTCGTGAGATGGGAATCAAAATTCCAATACTTGTCTTGGGAGGAGTTTGGGGAAATCAGATCCCATTATTCCTGAAAAATAATTTGACCATCACTGCCTCTTCCATCGATAAGCTAAAACAGATTGATGAAACTGCAGGACAAATGAAAAAGAAAGCGATCGTTCATCTGAAGATCGATACGGGAATGGAACGAATTGGTGTTCATTACTATAATTCAGAAAAGTTTCTTGATGCAGCTTTTTCTTATAAAAATATTTTTGTTGAAGGAATCTACTCGCATTTTGCAACTGCTGAATCCGATGATTTGACATTTGCCAAACTTCAGCTTGAAAGATTTAATGAAGTTCTGGAACATTTTAATAAACATTCAATAAAATCAACAATCAAACACATTGCAAATTCCGGTGCGATTCTTCAACAACCCGAAGCAAATTTTGATATGGTGCGCCCGGGAATAATGTTGTTTGGGGTTTATCCGTCGAAGAATATTAAGAAAGCAATTCCTGTTAAACCTGCATTAACCTGGAAATCACTTGTTGTTTACTTTAAAGTGATTAAAGCAGGAAATGCTGTAGGTTACGGATTGACGTGGAAACCAGATCATAACATTCGAGCGGTTACTGTTCCTGTTGGATATGGAGATGGATATTTCAGAAGCATGTCGCGCAAAGCAAAAGTTCTGTTGAACGGAAAACTTTATCCGGTTGTTGGAAATATTTCAATGGATCAGATCGTTGTGAATATCGAGAATGATTCAGCTTACAATAGTGACGAAGTATTATTACTCGGAACTGATGGAAAAAATTCTATTACTGCTGAAGATCTTGCAGAATGGGCTGGAACAATTCCTTATGAAATACTCACTAACATTAACACTCGTGTTCCAAGGATTTATCTGGATTAA